The Streptomyces sp. NBC_01363 region CGCCGACCGCGCGCGGTCATCAGCGCGGCCAGCGGCAGCGAGAGCAGCGCGGTCCCGGTCACCGAAGCGGTCGGGGCCAGACCGGACAGCGCCTCGGAGCCGCTCACCTCCGTCGCCAGCACGGGGGCCAGGGCGATACCGATGGGCACGCCGAGGCCGCCGAGTATCTGGCTGCCGATGAGCACCGCCGACGTTCTGCGTCGCAGCCCGGGAAGCTCGGCCGCCGGGACCCCGGCGGCGGGACCGCCGGGCCCGGTGGGGGTGTCAGGTGCGTCAAGGGTGTTGGTCACTGGCGCAGTGTGCCAGTCCGTACACAGGTACGAAACCGGGTTCGGGACGGACACGGCCGGCACGCCCCGGCGCGCAGCACTCCGGGATCGCCTCGGCGCGAAGCCTCCGGCGACCGGCTCAGAACAGCGGCCGGGGCAGCACGCCCTCCAGCGCCAGCAGTTGCCGCTTGGTCTCGACACCCCCGCCGAAACCGCCGAGTCCGCCGTCGCTCTCCACCACCCGGTGGCACGGCACCACCACCGGCAGCGGATTGGACGCCATGGCCACCCCGACCGCCTGCGCGGCTCCCGGCTGTCCCACGCGACCGGCGAGATCCCCGTATCCGACGACCGTCCCGTACGGCACGCCCGTCGCCAGCTCGCGGAGCACCTGGCGGTTGAAGCCGGAGGCCAGCGACCAGTCCAGGTCGAGCGAGAACTCCCGCGACGAGCCCGCGAAGTACGCCGCGAGCTGGCGTATCGGCTCGGCGAGCCGGGCGGAGCCGGGACTCTCCACCGGCTCCGCGCCGAGCCGCGTCCACAGCTGCCCCACCGCCTTCTCCCGCACCTCGGGACGGGCGTGGAAGGCCACGCTCACCAGGCCCGTACCGGTCGCGGCAAGGAGCAGCGGGCCGATGTCGCTCCCGACGACGGCCCACTCGACGACCCCGTTGCTGTTCATGGGAACCACCGTACGGCCGCCCACTGACAACCGGCCGCGGCCCCGGGTCAGCCCGTGGCCTCGCGCACCACGTCGGGGTTGTTGGTGATGATCCCGTCCACGCCGAGGCCCGCCACCTTCTGGGCGCTGGCCGCGTCGTTGACCGTCCAGGTGTTGACCCGGAGCTTCTTGCCGTGCGCGCCCTTCAGCGCGTGGACCGCGTTCACGTAGTCGGCCGAAATGGATGTGGAGGAGGGGTTGATCTGGTCGGTGAAGGCCGCGTACGACGGCAGATCGGCCACCGCGGGGGCGCCGAGGAAGCCCGTCGTGATGTCCGGGCGCAACTGGTGCACCTTCTTCACGCTGTCCGCGCCGAAGCTCTGGATGACCAGCCGGTTCTTCACATGAGCGCGGTCGAGCCACCCCTTCTGGCGCAGCACCCGAAGGGTCTCCTTCTCGATGCCCGGGTAGATCTCGGGGCTCTTGATCTCCAGCAGCAGCTTCTGCCGGTTGCGCTCGATCCGGTCCAGGTACTGCTTGAGCGTGGGCACTCGGGTCCCGGCGAACTGCGGACCGAACCAGCTGCCCGCGTCCAGCCGGGCGATCTCCGCCGCCGTGAAGTCCTTGACCGCCCACGAGGTCCGGTCCGGGAAGACCTCCTCGACATCGGTGGTCCGCTTCAGATCGGTGTCGTGCACGACCACCAGCACGCCGTCCCTGGTGAACTGGACATCGTTCTCCACCCAGTCGAAGCCGAGGG contains the following coding sequences:
- a CDS encoding methylated-DNA--[protein]-cysteine S-methyltransferase, translating into MNSNGVVEWAVVGSDIGPLLLAATGTGLVSVAFHARPEVREKAVGQLWTRLGAEPVESPGSARLAEPIRQLAAYFAGSSREFSLDLDWSLASGFNRQVLRELATGVPYGTVVGYGDLAGRVGQPGAAQAVGVAMASNPLPVVVPCHRVVESDGGLGGFGGGVETKRQLLALEGVLPRPLF
- a CDS encoding glycerophosphodiester phosphodiesterase family protein, producing MYARTATAALAAAALMGTGAFLMSTADTRTPDSATAGAGHVTAVTGVSTVSTRTTDAKRTAPVVFAHRGASAYAPENTLAAVDKADALGFDWVENDVQFTRDGVLVVVHDTDLKRTTDVEEVFPDRTSWAVKDFTAAEIARLDAGSWFGPQFAGTRVPTLKQYLDRIERNRQKLLLEIKSPEIYPGIEKETLRVLRQKGWLDRAHVKNRLVIQSFGADSVKKVHQLRPDITTGFLGAPAVADLPSYAAFTDQINPSSTSISADYVNAVHALKGAHGKKLRVNTWTVNDAASAQKVAGLGVDGIITNNPDVVREATG